A single region of the Microthrixaceae bacterium genome encodes:
- a CDS encoding class I SAM-dependent rRNA methyltransferase yields MSVLDELPSPNPQRLAVRVAPRALRHIRAGHPWVFDHSIESTSLPGSPGDLAVVFDSKRNFAGIGLWDPNSPIRIRMLHAGKPRAIDDEFWAERIDAALALRSGLIHSAATTGMRLVHGENDLMPGFTVDRYDTTLVVKIYSEAWLPHLNDVLLVLLDRCGRAGLKIDRVVTRASRQVRSVMPDLDGAVVLGDEPSEPVVFLENGLKFYVDVVRGQKTGHFLDQRDNRLMVRSFAGGRRVLDVFSSTGGFSVNAAAGGATSVLSVDLSSSALYLAKKNMSLNAELSAVAECDHDIEIGDAFEELVRLAHGGRRFDLVIVDPPSFAQREADRPNALRAYRRLADLAMALVAPRGLYLQSSCSSRITMEELREAVLDAADATGRRVEIQSEHGHAVDHPIGFEQGAYLKTIVVRFEPRAERGDAGRR; encoded by the coding sequence ATGAGTGTTCTCGACGAGTTGCCGTCCCCAAATCCGCAGCGTTTGGCCGTTCGGGTGGCTCCGCGAGCGCTTCGTCACATCCGTGCGGGTCACCCGTGGGTGTTCGATCACAGCATCGAGTCGACCTCGCTGCCGGGAAGTCCGGGCGACCTGGCGGTGGTCTTCGATTCGAAGCGGAATTTCGCGGGAATCGGGCTGTGGGATCCGAACTCTCCGATCCGGATCAGGATGCTGCACGCCGGAAAGCCCAGGGCGATCGACGACGAGTTCTGGGCCGAGCGCATCGACGCGGCGCTGGCGCTGCGTAGTGGACTGATCCACAGCGCGGCGACCACCGGCATGCGCCTCGTGCATGGCGAGAACGATCTGATGCCCGGTTTCACCGTCGATCGCTACGACACGACGTTGGTGGTGAAGATCTACAGCGAGGCGTGGCTACCGCACCTCAACGACGTGTTGTTGGTGCTGCTCGACCGCTGTGGGCGGGCGGGACTCAAGATCGACCGTGTGGTCACCCGTGCGAGTCGCCAGGTCCGATCCGTGATGCCGGACCTCGACGGGGCGGTGGTGCTCGGTGACGAGCCATCGGAGCCGGTCGTGTTCCTGGAGAACGGGTTGAAGTTCTACGTCGATGTGGTCCGCGGCCAAAAGACCGGGCATTTTCTGGATCAGCGGGACAATCGACTCATGGTGAGGTCCTTCGCGGGAGGCCGTCGAGTGCTCGATGTGTTCAGCTCGACCGGCGGGTTTTCCGTCAACGCCGCGGCGGGCGGGGCGACCTCGGTGCTCAGCGTGGACCTGAGTTCGTCGGCGCTGTACCTCGCGAAGAAAAACATGTCGCTCAACGCCGAGCTTTCCGCTGTCGCGGAATGCGACCATGACATCGAGATCGGCGACGCGTTCGAGGAACTGGTTCGGTTGGCTCACGGAGGACGTCGTTTCGATCTCGTCATCGTCGATCCGCCGTCGTTCGCTCAGCGCGAGGCGGATCGACCCAACGCGCTGCGTGCCTATCGACGCCTCGCCGATCTCGCCATGGCCCTGGTGGCACCCAGGGGCCTGTACCTGCAGTCGTCGTGTTCAAGCCGGATCACGATGGAGGAGCTCCGCGAGGCGGTGCTCGACGCAGCGGACGCCACCGGCCGGCGAGTCGAAATCCAGTCCGAACACGGTCACGCGGTCGACCACCCCATCGGGTTCGAGCAGGGCGCCTACCTCAAGACGATCGTGGTGAGATTCGAACCGCGCGCGGAGCGAGGCGACGCCGGTCGGCGTTGA
- a CDS encoding pyrophosphohydrolase encodes MEIAAFQQLMDDLYGQADRERGIPATVAWLCEELGELAQAVRKGTTEEQLHELGDVFAWLASLANQIGLDLETAARRYVDNPPL; translated from the coding sequence GTGGAGATCGCAGCGTTCCAGCAACTGATGGACGACCTGTACGGCCAGGCCGACCGTGAGCGGGGAATTCCCGCCACGGTCGCCTGGCTGTGCGAGGAACTCGGTGAACTTGCCCAGGCCGTGCGCAAGGGCACCACCGAGGAGCAACTGCACGAACTCGGCGACGTCTTTGCCTGGCTGGCCTCCCTCGCCAACCAGATCGGTCTTGATCTGGAAACGGCCGCACGTCGCTACGTCGACAACCCACCGCTGTAA
- a CDS encoding peptidylprolyl isomerase: MCIDVDKAYTAEMQTNLGTFTIALDAKRAPNTVNNFVFLARYHYFDGLAFHRIIEDFMFQGGDPTGTGMDGPGYEFDDELPEQGDYQLYSVAMANSGPNTNGSQFFVITGENGVALPPSYSLFGQVTEGTDVADAIGAVETDSGDLPLEAVVMEKVTITES, from the coding sequence ATGTGCATCGACGTCGACAAGGCCTACACCGCCGAGATGCAGACGAACCTCGGCACGTTCACGATCGCCCTCGATGCCAAGCGCGCTCCGAACACGGTGAACAATTTCGTGTTCCTCGCTCGATACCACTACTTCGACGGCCTGGCGTTTCACCGCATCATCGAGGACTTCATGTTCCAGGGCGGCGACCCGACCGGCACGGGCATGGACGGCCCGGGCTACGAGTTCGACGACGAGTTGCCCGAACAGGGCGACTACCAGCTCTATTCGGTCGCCATGGCGAACTCCGGGCCGAATACGAACGGAAGCCAGTTCTTCGTCATCACCGGAGAAAACGGTGTTGCGCTGCCCCCGAGCTACTCGCTGTTCGGCCAGGTGACCGAGGGGACCGACGTCGCCGACGCCATCGGCGCGGTCGAGACCGACTCCGGCGACCTGCCACTCGAGGCGGTCGTGATGGAGAAGGTGACCATCACCGAATCCTGA
- a CDS encoding aspartate-semialdehyde dehydrogenase, protein MNIGVFGATGQVGGVMLTLLEQRAFPVDDLRLFASKRSAGRTIAWSGRDIVVEDAATADFAGLDIALFSAGGATSKELAPKVAAAGAIVIDNSSAWRLDPDVPLVVPEVNADALDNIAKGIVANPNCTTMAAMPVLKPLSDEAGLRRLIVSTFQAVSGGGLAGVEELAGQATEATAQDNLAELTFDGEAVKISAGPKFADRIAFNVVPLCGSVVDDGSEETDEEQKLRNESRKILGLSDLLVSGTCVRVPVFTGHSLSINAEFDRAISPERAREILSQAPGVVLDELPTPLKSAGIDPTIVGRIRRDPTTDNGLALFLSNDNLRKGAALNTIQIAEEILRRRG, encoded by the coding sequence ATGAACATCGGTGTTTTTGGTGCGACAGGCCAGGTCGGCGGCGTCATGCTCACGCTGCTCGAGCAACGGGCGTTTCCGGTGGACGACCTCCGGTTGTTCGCATCGAAGCGTTCAGCGGGTCGCACCATCGCCTGGTCGGGTCGAGACATCGTTGTCGAAGACGCCGCCACGGCCGACTTCGCGGGGCTCGACATCGCGCTTTTCTCCGCCGGGGGCGCGACCTCGAAGGAGTTGGCGCCGAAGGTTGCGGCGGCCGGGGCGATCGTGATCGACAACTCCTCGGCTTGGCGTCTCGATCCCGATGTTCCGCTGGTGGTCCCCGAGGTCAACGCCGATGCGCTCGACAACATCGCGAAGGGCATCGTCGCCAACCCGAACTGCACGACGATGGCAGCGATGCCGGTGCTCAAGCCGTTGTCGGATGAGGCGGGGCTGCGCAGGCTGATCGTCAGCACGTTCCAGGCGGTGTCCGGCGGCGGGCTCGCCGGAGTGGAGGAATTGGCGGGGCAGGCGACCGAAGCGACGGCTCAGGACAACTTGGCGGAACTCACCTTCGATGGCGAAGCGGTCAAGATCTCGGCCGGACCGAAGTTCGCCGATCGGATCGCGTTCAACGTCGTGCCGCTGTGTGGTTCGGTGGTCGACGACGGTTCCGAGGAAACCGACGAGGAACAGAAGCTCCGAAACGAGAGTCGCAAGATCCTCGGTCTTTCGGACCTGCTGGTCTCGGGGACCTGCGTGCGGGTTCCGGTGTTCACCGGCCACAGCCTGAGCATCAACGCCGAGTTCGACCGGGCGATCTCCCCCGAGCGTGCCCGTGAGATCCTCTCCCAGGCCCCGGGGGTGGTGCTGGACGAGTTGCCGACCCCGCTGAAGTCGGCCGGCATCGACCCGACGATCGTGGGTCGCATCCGTCGCGATCCGACCACAGACAACGGCCTCGCACTGTTCCTGTCGAACGACAATCTCCGCAAGGGAGCGGCACTCAACACGATCCAGATCGCCGAGGAGATCCTGCGCCGCAGGGGCTGA
- a CDS encoding Type 1 glutamine amidotransferase-like domain-containing protein has translation MTKEVEMSGILALVGGAEWTDGCTFDAKLLQASGTDRVVLIPTAAAYERPQDTIDAATRHFAKYGVTVDVVEVYRRADALAPGAADVLKDAKFVYIAGGSPMHLRSVLKASPVWDAIVEVWKRGGIIAGTAEGASVLSTFMVDSRGGAYTVGLDFLDGLTVIPRFNTWSEDKLHRTITLAPTGMDIVGIDEATALIWDGAWRVEGSGAVTAFENGKRIEPDQLDPLSTTV, from the coding sequence ATGACGAAGGAGGTCGAGATGAGTGGGATTCTTGCGCTCGTTGGCGGGGCGGAGTGGACCGACGGCTGTACGTTCGACGCAAAGCTGCTGCAGGCATCGGGGACCGACCGCGTCGTGTTGATCCCCACCGCGGCCGCCTACGAACGACCCCAGGACACGATCGACGCTGCGACGCGGCATTTTGCGAAGTACGGCGTCACCGTCGATGTCGTGGAGGTCTATCGACGCGCCGATGCGTTGGCTCCGGGCGCGGCCGATGTCCTCAAAGACGCGAAGTTCGTCTACATCGCGGGTGGCTCGCCGATGCATCTGCGATCGGTGCTCAAGGCCAGCCCGGTGTGGGATGCGATCGTCGAGGTGTGGAAGCGTGGCGGGATCATCGCCGGCACGGCGGAAGGGGCCTCGGTACTGTCGACGTTCATGGTGGACAGCCGTGGTGGCGCCTACACGGTCGGACTCGATTTCCTCGACGGGCTCACGGTGATACCGCGGTTCAATACCTGGTCGGAGGACAAGTTGCACCGCACGATCACCCTCGCTCCGACGGGGATGGACATCGTCGGCATCGACGAGGCGACCGCACTCATCTGGGACGGGGCCTGGAGGGTCGAGGGTTCGGGCGCGGTGACGGCGTTCGAAAATGGAAAGAGGATCGAGCCCGATCAGCTCGACCCTCTCTCGACCACGGTGTGA
- a CDS encoding 3-hydroxybutyryl-CoA dehydrogenase translates to MIKRVGICGSGIMGSGIAEVAAKAGFDVVLRSRKQETADATIAKLEKSLAKQVERGRLEAADSAAILARVSGTADVADLADCDLVIESVVEDLETKKALFRELDAAVKQGAILATNTSTLPIVELAVVTERPELVVGVHFFNPAPAMKLVEIISPITAAASTTDAVTEFAATCGKNPVAVQDRAGFIVNALLFPYLNNAIRMLENGTANREDIDTAMKGGCNFPMGPLELLDLVGLDTSLSILDALYEEFRDPNYAAAPVLRRMVAAGQLGRKSGKGFYDYSR, encoded by the coding sequence ATGATCAAGCGAGTAGGCATCTGCGGTTCAGGAATCATGGGCTCGGGCATCGCCGAGGTCGCCGCGAAGGCGGGCTTCGATGTGGTGTTGCGCTCCCGTAAGCAGGAGACGGCCGACGCGACCATCGCCAAGCTCGAGAAGTCGTTGGCGAAACAGGTCGAACGAGGCCGGCTCGAGGCTGCCGACAGCGCAGCGATCCTCGCTCGGGTCAGCGGCACGGCAGATGTGGCCGACCTCGCCGATTGCGACCTCGTGATCGAGTCGGTCGTCGAAGACCTCGAGACCAAGAAGGCGTTGTTCCGCGAACTCGACGCTGCGGTGAAGCAGGGCGCGATTCTCGCGACGAACACCTCCACGCTGCCGATCGTCGAACTCGCGGTCGTCACCGAACGCCCCGAACTCGTCGTCGGCGTGCACTTCTTCAACCCGGCACCGGCGATGAAGCTCGTCGAGATCATCTCGCCGATCACCGCCGCCGCCTCGACCACCGACGCGGTGACCGAGTTCGCCGCTACCTGTGGCAAGAACCCCGTGGCAGTGCAGGATCGCGCCGGGTTCATCGTCAACGCGCTGCTGTTCCCGTATCTCAACAACGCCATCCGGATGCTGGAAAACGGCACCGCCAACCGCGAGGACATCGACACCGCGATGAAGGGCGGCTGCAACTTCCCGATGGGCCCCCTCGAGTTGCTCGACCTCGTCGGCCTCGACACCTCGCTGTCGATCCTCGACGCCCTCTACGAGGAGTTCCGCGACCCCAACTACGCCGCCGCCCCCGTGCTTCGCCGCATGGTCGCCGCCGGACAGCTTGGACGTAAGTCCGGCAAGGGTTTCTACGACTACAGCCGCTGA
- a CDS encoding VOC family protein gives MAFHHVALATNDVAATHHFYTEAMGFTLVKASIGPTPEGGWAKHVFYETGGNGLIAFWDLHGDYGDVKGAMSRDVGLPEWVNHLAFHAPDNDSIDAAMARWLDLGLDVVDIDHDFCRSVYTTDPNGTMVEWCCDTRAFTEAELEHANRMIHSDKPGEFEPAPTVRFHQGDRSKRPVWGKDQASV, from the coding sequence ATGGCATTTCATCACGTGGCGTTGGCGACCAACGACGTCGCCGCAACACATCACTTCTACACCGAGGCCATGGGTTTCACGTTGGTGAAGGCGTCGATCGGCCCGACCCCCGAGGGCGGATGGGCCAAGCACGTCTTCTACGAGACCGGCGGCAACGGCCTCATCGCCTTTTGGGATCTCCATGGCGACTACGGCGACGTCAAGGGCGCGATGTCACGCGACGTCGGGTTACCGGAGTGGGTGAACCATCTCGCATTTCACGCCCCCGACAACGACAGCATTGATGCCGCCATGGCCCGGTGGCTCGACTTGGGCCTCGACGTGGTCGATATCGATCACGACTTCTGCCGGTCGGTGTACACGACCGATCCGAACGGCACGATGGTCGAATGGTGCTGCGACACGCGAGCGTTCACCGAGGCGGAACTCGAACACGCCAACCGCATGATCCACAGCGACAAACCCGGAGAGTTCGAGCCGGCGCCGACCGTGCGGTTTCATCAGGGGGACCGATCCAAGCGCCCCGTGTGGGGCAAGGATCAGGCCTCGGTCTGA
- the rplI gene encoding 50S ribosomal protein L9 — translation MINVKLVLRDNVDGLGKRGDVVEVAPGYARNYLVPRGMAIVANDGIEAQAEAMRRSAALKDSRDREQAEDVAKGLVSRTITIKARAGSGGKLFGSITQTEIVAAIADQAGIEIPRKAVRLDEHIKNTGDHSVQVRLHHDVEFPVSIQVVS, via the coding sequence ATGATCAACGTGAAACTGGTACTTCGCGACAACGTCGACGGCCTCGGTAAGCGTGGCGACGTCGTCGAGGTGGCTCCGGGCTATGCCCGCAACTATCTCGTTCCCCGCGGCATGGCAATCGTGGCCAACGATGGCATCGAGGCTCAGGCCGAGGCGATGCGACGGTCGGCTGCCCTGAAGGACAGCCGCGATCGCGAGCAGGCCGAGGACGTGGCAAAGGGCCTCGTGAGCCGCACGATCACCATCAAGGCTCGCGCCGGTTCCGGTGGCAAGTTGTTCGGTTCGATCACCCAGACCGAGATCGTCGCGGCGATCGCGGATCAGGCTGGAATTGAGATTCCTCGCAAGGCGGTTCGCCTCGACGAGCACATCAAGAACACCGGCGATCATTCGGTGCAGGTTCGCCTCCACCACGACGTCGAGTTCCCGGTGTCGATCCAGGTCGTTTCCTGA
- a CDS encoding aspartate kinase, protein MARLVMKFGGTSVGDPERIRNVADHVARHRRRGDEVVLVVSAMGKETDDLIRVAKEVSGTRPGREMDMLITAGERKAIALVCMALADLGVPAASFTGSQAGFITDTKHEDAKILEVRADRIREALEAGQVPVVAGAQGVSTDNDVTFLGRGGSDTTAVALAKALNADAAELYTDVSGVYTTDPRLVETARKMNSISFDELLEMTANGCPKPAMRSVEYAVRHGVKLHVRSAFTWESGTWVVEEDPNMEHATVRAIVHELNEAKVTVTGVADRPGVAARLFRALADEGVNVDMIVQNASEEGTTDISFTVPHDELATAVSAAEALKDELGIRAVIGDPSVARVSVIGAGMRNNPGIAATMFETLAEAGINIDMISTSTIRISAAVAEEDAERAVMVLHDVYRLDQSEY, encoded by the coding sequence GTGGCCCGCTTGGTAATGAAGTTCGGGGGCACGTCGGTCGGCGATCCGGAACGGATCCGAAACGTCGCTGATCACGTTGCCCGGCACCGTCGACGCGGTGACGAAGTCGTGTTGGTCGTCTCAGCGATGGGCAAGGAAACCGACGATCTCATTCGCGTGGCCAAGGAGGTGTCTGGCACCCGGCCCGGACGCGAGATGGACATGCTCATCACCGCCGGGGAGCGCAAGGCGATCGCGCTCGTGTGCATGGCCCTGGCCGATCTCGGTGTTCCGGCCGCCAGTTTCACCGGTAGCCAGGCCGGGTTCATCACCGACACCAAACACGAGGACGCGAAGATCCTCGAGGTTCGCGCCGATCGGATCCGCGAAGCGCTCGAAGCCGGACAGGTACCGGTGGTCGCCGGGGCTCAAGGGGTGTCGACCGACAACGATGTGACCTTTCTCGGGCGAGGCGGATCGGATACGACGGCGGTGGCCCTCGCCAAGGCGCTGAATGCGGATGCCGCCGAGCTCTACACCGATGTGTCGGGCGTCTACACGACCGACCCTCGTCTGGTGGAGACCGCCCGCAAGATGAACTCCATCAGCTTCGATGAGTTGCTGGAGATGACCGCGAACGGCTGCCCCAAGCCGGCGATGCGGTCGGTCGAATACGCCGTGCGCCACGGCGTGAAACTGCACGTTCGCTCGGCCTTCACGTGGGAGTCCGGCACCTGGGTGGTCGAGGAGGACCCGAACATGGAGCACGCAACCGTCCGAGCGATCGTTCACGAACTCAACGAGGCCAAGGTCACCGTCACCGGTGTGGCCGACCGGCCCGGGGTTGCGGCACGGCTGTTTCGTGCGCTGGCCGACGAGGGGGTGAATGTCGACATGATCGTGCAGAACGCGTCCGAGGAGGGCACCACCGACATTTCCTTCACGGTGCCCCACGACGAACTCGCCACCGCCGTGTCGGCCGCCGAGGCGCTGAAGGACGAACTCGGAATTCGTGCCGTCATCGGCGATCCCTCGGTGGCGCGGGTGAGCGTCATCGGCGCCGGGATGCGCAACAACCCCGGTATTGCGGCGACGATGTTCGAAACTCTGGCGGAGGCCGGGATCAACATCGACATGATCTCGACGTCGACGATTCGGATCTCGGCGGCGGTGGCCGAGGAGGACGCCGAGCGTGCCGTCATGGTGCTGCACGACGTGTATCGGCTCGATCAGTCGGAGTACTGA
- a CDS encoding class I SAM-dependent methyltransferase — protein sequence MVSRWSHSGAPRGREYDERFERLARAGHDVHGEASFVMGYAPRRVLDAGCGTGRIAIELLRRGCRVVGVDLDRSMLETAVEKAPEVEWFRADLASFVVPHPTRADHQRLFDAVVCAGNVMIFVQPGTEALVVERMASHLVDGGVLITGFQLHPDGYGVEQFDADCAAAGLVAEARFSSWSRDPWMIDSGYAVFVHRRPFPEPEPQPEPESGAGAESGEDSETSVSTDVSERDQTEA from the coding sequence GTGGTTTCGCGTTGGTCTCACAGCGGCGCCCCGCGTGGGCGCGAGTACGACGAACGGTTCGAACGTCTCGCCCGCGCGGGCCACGACGTGCATGGTGAAGCCAGCTTCGTGATGGGCTACGCGCCTCGCCGCGTGCTCGATGCCGGTTGCGGTACCGGTCGAATCGCGATCGAACTCCTGCGGCGCGGGTGTCGAGTGGTGGGGGTCGACCTCGATCGTTCCATGCTCGAAACCGCGGTCGAAAAGGCGCCGGAGGTCGAGTGGTTTCGAGCTGACCTCGCTTCGTTCGTCGTACCCCACCCGACGCGGGCCGACCATCAGCGCCTGTTCGATGCCGTGGTGTGCGCGGGCAACGTGATGATCTTCGTGCAGCCCGGAACCGAAGCGCTCGTCGTCGAGCGCATGGCATCGCACCTCGTCGACGGCGGCGTGCTGATCACCGGTTTCCAGCTGCACCCCGACGGGTATGGGGTCGAACAGTTCGATGCCGACTGTGCGGCAGCGGGCCTCGTGGCCGAGGCAAGGTTCTCGTCGTGGTCGCGCGACCCCTGGATGATCGACAGCGGCTACGCGGTGTTTGTCCACCGTCGGCCATTCCCTGAACCCGAACCCCAACCCGAACCCGAATCGGGTGCAGGTGCGGAGTCGGGTGAGGACTCCGAAACGTCGGTGTCGACCGATGTGTCCGAGCGGGATCAGACCGAGGCCTGA
- a CDS encoding CAP domain-containing protein, whose translation MDRLNTSKDGWGRSARRTASIITALFLLVGFASGCESTDAERNEVVSLVNQTRAASGLGQLAGNATLDIKADNWAQKLRNECRLSHSRLADGAPGEWRKLGENVGYGGTIAQVHTAYLNSPGHKANILDPSFTSMGAAAVWGMCDGQYRVFTVQVFMKS comes from the coding sequence ATGGACCGCTTGAACACCTCCAAGGATGGCTGGGGCCGTTCCGCACGCCGGACGGCAAGCATCATCACCGCACTGTTTCTCCTCGTGGGATTCGCATCGGGTTGTGAATCAACCGATGCAGAACGAAACGAGGTGGTTTCCCTGGTCAACCAGACCAGGGCCGCCAGCGGACTCGGTCAGCTGGCGGGCAACGCCACGCTCGACATCAAGGCCGACAACTGGGCTCAGAAGCTGCGCAATGAGTGTCGCCTCAGCCATTCCCGACTTGCCGACGGAGCACCGGGCGAATGGCGAAAGCTCGGCGAAAACGTCGGCTACGGCGGCACGATTGCCCAGGTACATACCGCATACCTCAACAGCCCCGGGCACAAGGCCAACATCCTCGACCCGTCGTTCACCTCGATGGGCGCGGCGGCGGTGTGGGGCATGTGCGACGGCCAGTACCGCGTGTTCACCGTCCAGGTGTTCATGAAGTCGTAG
- the aat gene encoding leucyl/phenylalanyl-tRNA--protein transferase: MTITQRHLDRLRLGASPWRFPPPEVANPHGFVAAGGDLAPETLVTAYCSGLFPMPLGRRRQIGWWSPDPRGILPLDRLVVSRSLRRSLRRYEVRVDSAFVEVMSNCGDPRRPHGWINKAFIHAYETLHQYGVAHSVECYDDGGRLVGGLYGVSLGGFFAGESMFHHATDASKVALVALVETLAEVDGALLDVQWVTPHLASLGAIEIPRSDYLDRLTRSLEAPTPTFARLP; this comes from the coding sequence ATGACGATCACCCAACGACATCTCGACCGGCTCCGTCTGGGTGCGTCGCCTTGGAGATTCCCGCCGCCGGAGGTTGCGAACCCACACGGGTTCGTCGCCGCCGGCGGCGATCTCGCGCCGGAGACCCTCGTCACCGCTTATTGCTCGGGACTGTTTCCGATGCCGCTCGGCCGTCGCCGACAGATCGGATGGTGGTCACCCGACCCGCGTGGGATTCTGCCACTCGACCGACTGGTGGTCTCGCGTTCACTGCGCCGATCCTTGCGACGCTACGAAGTTCGGGTCGATTCAGCGTTCGTCGAGGTGATGAGCAATTGCGGTGACCCTCGGCGACCGCACGGGTGGATCAACAAGGCATTCATTCACGCGTACGAAACCCTGCATCAGTACGGCGTCGCCCACAGCGTCGAGTGCTACGACGACGGTGGACGACTCGTCGGCGGACTCTACGGAGTCAGCCTCGGTGGATTCTTCGCCGGCGAATCGATGTTCCATCACGCCACCGACGCCTCGAAAGTGGCGCTGGTCGCCTTGGTCGAGACCCTCGCCGAGGTCGACGGTGCCCTCCTCGACGTCCAGTGGGTGACTCCACATCTGGCGTCCCTCGGTGCGATCGAGATCCCAAGATCCGACTACTTGGACCGCTTGACGAGGTCACTCGAGGCCCCGACGCCGACCTTCGCCCGGCTGCCTTGA
- the dnaB gene encoding replicative DNA helicase, which translates to MVNTFSPPPGDSRVPPHNLQAEESLLGAMLLKQAAISEAVQIVDTVDFYKPAHGHIFDAISALYAAGEPVDPVTVAAELKRANLLDAIGGPAVLLSLQTRTPAVSNAAHYARLVEENSLLRRLVSTATEIAELGYQPLDDVSKTLDAAESMMYEVAQRRVSDTMVELRDLLDASLDQLEQLYERGDQITGTPSGYTELDELTAGLQPNALIVVGARPAMGKTSFALGAAANAALRSSRPVLFFSLEMGHLELTQRILGSEGRIDATRLRNGQLNEQDWSKISRAMARLGDAPLWIDDNPNLTIMEIRAKARRLKSKVGDLGLIVIDYLQLMSGRANAESRQVEISEISRGLKILARELECPVMALSQLSRGLESRADKRPMLADLRESGSIEQDADVVMFVYRDEVYDRDSPDKGTAEIIVAKHRAGPTGVCRLAFLDYCTRFENMAKAAP; encoded by the coding sequence ATGGTGAACACCTTTTCCCCACCCCCCGGCGACAGCAGAGTCCCACCGCACAACCTTCAGGCGGAGGAGTCGCTGCTGGGCGCGATGCTGTTGAAGCAGGCCGCCATCTCCGAGGCCGTTCAGATCGTCGACACCGTCGATTTCTACAAGCCCGCTCACGGGCACATCTTCGACGCGATCTCGGCGTTGTACGCGGCGGGCGAACCGGTCGATCCGGTCACCGTTGCCGCCGAACTCAAACGGGCGAACCTGCTCGACGCGATCGGTGGCCCGGCGGTGTTGTTGTCCTTGCAGACCAGGACACCGGCGGTGTCGAACGCGGCGCACTACGCCCGCCTGGTCGAAGAGAATTCACTCCTGCGCCGGCTCGTGTCGACCGCCACCGAGATCGCCGAGCTCGGGTACCAACCGCTCGACGATGTCTCCAAGACTCTCGATGCGGCCGAGTCGATGATGTACGAGGTGGCGCAACGGCGGGTGAGCGACACGATGGTCGAGCTGCGCGACCTGCTCGACGCCAGCCTCGACCAACTCGAACAGCTCTACGAGCGTGGCGACCAGATCACCGGCACCCCATCGGGATACACCGAACTCGATGAGCTCACCGCCGGGTTGCAACCCAACGCGCTCATCGTCGTGGGTGCCCGGCCAGCGATGGGCAAGACCTCGTTCGCGCTCGGTGCGGCGGCGAATGCGGCGTTGCGGTCGAGTCGTCCGGTGCTCTTCTTCTCTCTCGAGATGGGCCACTTGGAGCTCACCCAGCGTATTTTGGGATCGGAGGGGCGCATCGATGCGACGCGGCTTCGCAACGGCCAGCTCAACGAACAGGACTGGTCGAAGATCTCGCGTGCGATGGCCCGTCTCGGCGATGCCCCGTTGTGGATCGACGACAACCCGAACCTGACGATCATGGAGATTCGTGCCAAGGCCCGTCGCCTCAAGTCGAAAGTCGGCGACCTCGGCCTGATCGTCATCGACTATCTCCAACTGATGAGTGGGCGGGCCAATGCCGAGAGCCGCCAGGTGGAGATCTCGGAGATCTCGCGTGGTCTCAAGATTCTGGCCCGCGAACTCGAGTGTCCGGTGATGGCACTGTCTCAGTTGTCGCGTGGTCTCGAGAGCAGAGCCGACAAGCGCCCGATGTTGGCTGACCTGCGCGAGTCGGGGTCCATCGAACAGGACGCGGACGTGGTGATGTTCGTGTATCGCGACGAGGTCTACGACCGCGATTCGCCAGACAAAGGCACCGCCGAGATCATCGTGGCCAAACACCGCGCCGGCCCCACCGGCGTGTGCCGGTTGGCTTTTCTCGACTACTGCACCCGCTTCGAGAACATGGCGAAGGCCGCTCCGTAA